The Acropora muricata isolate sample 2 chromosome 5, ASM3666990v1, whole genome shotgun sequence genome includes a window with the following:
- the LOC136918332 gene encoding potassium voltage-gated channel subfamily H member 6-like isoform X1 — MSASRRLLGSRNVSFAPQLGIKGLVMSLSSTSNSRVETLYPCTLRHDSLFKAVWDWLILALVIFTAIEIPYSVAFLIPLQDKGNTPKLFKVTPLLVFNLWVDLMFIMDILINFRTTFVDSNSDEVISNPKQIALHYLKTWFVVDFVAAIPFEFMVLKEVERLDSATTLFGLLKTARLLRLVRVTRKLDRYSEYGIAVVVLLTCLFTLVAHWLACIWHGIGYFERANEFGWIKELSRQLNEVNHSSNSTTPSISTRYITALYFTLSSITSVGFGNVSPNTDAEKIFSVCVMIIGALMYASIFGNMTAIIHRLYSRTSRFHRDLKVIEDFVRFYKIPKSTREELDEYFRHEWAYTKGVDIETVLKRFPDSLQADVCLHLHSNLFAECAVFKSASEGCLRALALRFKIRHYLPGHFIIKQGDEVKRLYFIAKGNIEVLKYDETMLTLGKGDIISCDYSAVQNIPQANASLRVQTHGEIHSVAWSELVVVLRAYPTFRQEFITHLELAYNLGIVKEEEESDFPPNDLIPASPGRLSYPRSTFSSRIAVDRLERSGSATFFVNGKIPQVPSSSKVDLLSRQNADSDGETTLQAFVPTVNSTNLTVASVAQESCSHSKEFAFIEKRLDNLETRLIALEKKLTGNFETILSYLRSAKGRSAPELRNTII; from the exons GTCATGTCCTTGAGCTCTACTTCAAACTCGAGGGTGGAGACTCTCTACCCTTGTACGTTACGGCATGATTCTCTTTTCAAAGCTGTATGGGATTGGTTGATTCTAGCCCTCGTGATCTTCACAGCAATTGAGATTCCTTACTCTGTGGCCTTTTTGATCCCTCTTCAAGATAAAGGCAACACgccaaaattgttcaaagtgaCACCACTTCTGGTCTTCAATCTTTGGGTTGATCTCATGTTTATCATGGATATATTGATCAATTTTAGAACCACTTTCGTTGATTCCAATTCTGACGAGGTCATAAGTAATCCGAAACAAATAGCGTTGCATTATTTGAAGACTTGGTTTGTTGTGGACTTCGTAGCAGCAATACCGTTCGAATTTATGGTCCTTAAAGAAGTGGAAAGACTGGACTCT GCCACCACGCTGTTTGGACTCTTAAAAACAGCGCGTCTTCTACGGTTAGTGCGTGTGACGCGAAAACTTGACCGCTACTCTGAATATGGAATAGCTGTTGTGGTACTGCTGACGTGTTTATTTACTCTCGTTGCTCATTGGTTGGCATGTATCTGGCACGGGATTGGCTACTTTGAAAGAGCAAATGAATTTGGTTGGATAAAAGAATTATCCAGGCAGCTGAATGAAGTCAACCATTCAAGCAACTCCACCACCCCTAGTATTTCTACTCGGTACATAACGGCGTTATATTTCACTCTAAGCAGTATAACCAGCGTTGGTTTTGGAAATGTGTCTCCAAATACGGATGCAGAGAAGATATTTTCGGTTTGTGTGATGATAATTGGAG CATTAATGTACGCTTCCATCTTTGGAAACATGACTGCTATTATCCACCGGCTGTACTCGAGAACATCTCGTTTTCACCGAGATCTTAAAGTAATCGAGGACTTCGTTCGCTTCTATAAAATACCAAAGTCAACCAGAGAAGAACTGGATGAGTATTTCAGACATGAGTGGGCCTACACGAAGGGAGTTGATATAGAAACG GTTCTTAAACGTTTCCCCGATTCACTTCAAGCCGATGTTTGTCTTCATTTACATAGTAATTTATTCGCAGAGTGTGCAGTTTTCAAAAGCGCTTCAGAAGGCTGTCTCCGCGCTTTGGCACTGAGGTTCAAAATTCGACATTATCTGCCGGGACATTTCATTATCAAGCAAGGAGACGAAGTAAAACGACTTTACTTTATTGCTAAGGGAAACATTGAAGTGCTTAAATATGACGAGACCATGCTAACGCTAG GTAAAGGTGATATCATTAGTTGCGACTACAGTGCAGTTCAGAACATACCGCAAGCTAACGCCAGTCTCCGAGTTCAAACTCACGGCGAGATTCATTCGGTAGCATGGAGTGAGTTAGTCGTTGTACTTAGAGCTTACCCTACATTCAGACAGGAGTTTATAACTCATCTGGAGCTTGCGTACAATCTGGGAATTGTGAAGGAG GAAGAAGAAAGTGACTTTCCCCCAAATGATCTCATCCCAGCGTCGCCGGGTAGATTATCTTACCCAAGATCAACGTTTTCCTCTCGCATTGCTGTGGACAGACTTGAACGCTCGGGATCCGCAACATTCtttgtaaatggaaaaattcctCAGGTTCCAAGTTCTTCTAAAGTAGATTTACTATCTCGACAGAATGCAGACAGCGACGGCGAAACTACCTTGCAGGCCTTTGTTCCTACCGTAAATTCGACAAATCTGACAGTAGCTTCGGTTGCTCAAGAAAGCTGTTCGCACTCCAAAGAATTTGCATTCATAGAAAAACGTTTGGACAATTTAGAAACACGTCTCATAGCGTTGGAGAAGAAATTAACAGGaaactttgaaacaattttaaGTTATTTACGCTCAGCAAAGGGTCGCTCAGCTCCTGAGCTCAGAAATACAATCATATAA
- the LOC136918332 gene encoding potassium voltage-gated channel subfamily H member 6-like isoform X4 translates to MSLSSTSNSRVETLYPCTLRHDSLFKAVWDWLILALVIFTAIEIPYSVAFLIPLQDKGNTPKLFKVTPLLVFNLWVDLMFIMDILINFRTTFVDSNSDEVISNPKQIALHYLKTWFVVDFVAAIPFEFMVLKEVERLDSATTLFGLLKTARLLRLVRVTRKLDRYSEYGIAVVVLLTCLFTLVAHWLACIWHGIGYFERANEFGWIKELSRQLNEVNHSSNSTTPSISTRYITALYFTLSSITSVGFGNVSPNTDAEKIFSVCVMIIGALMYASIFGNMTAIIHRLYSRTSRFHRDLKVIEDFVRFYKIPKSTREELDEYFRHEWAYTKGVDIETVLKRFPDSLQADVCLHLHSNLFAECAVFKSASEGCLRALALRFKIRHYLPGHFIIKQGDEVKRLYFIAKGNIEVLKYDETMLTLGKGDIISCDYSAVQNIPQANASLRVQTHGEIHSVAWSELVVVLRAYPTFRQEFITHLELAYNLGIVKEEEESDFPPNDLIPASPGRLSYPRSTFSSRIAVDRLERSGSATFFVNGKIPQVPSSSKVDLLSRQNADSDGETTLQAFVPTVNSTNLTVASVAQESCSHSKEFAFIEKRLDNLETRLIALEKKLTGNFETILSYLRSAKGRSAPELRNTII, encoded by the exons ATGTCCTTGAGCTCTACTTCAAACTCGAGGGTGGAGACTCTCTACCCTTGTACGTTACGGCATGATTCTCTTTTCAAAGCTGTATGGGATTGGTTGATTCTAGCCCTCGTGATCTTCACAGCAATTGAGATTCCTTACTCTGTGGCCTTTTTGATCCCTCTTCAAGATAAAGGCAACACgccaaaattgttcaaagtgaCACCACTTCTGGTCTTCAATCTTTGGGTTGATCTCATGTTTATCATGGATATATTGATCAATTTTAGAACCACTTTCGTTGATTCCAATTCTGACGAGGTCATAAGTAATCCGAAACAAATAGCGTTGCATTATTTGAAGACTTGGTTTGTTGTGGACTTCGTAGCAGCAATACCGTTCGAATTTATGGTCCTTAAAGAAGTGGAAAGACTGGACTCT GCCACCACGCTGTTTGGACTCTTAAAAACAGCGCGTCTTCTACGGTTAGTGCGTGTGACGCGAAAACTTGACCGCTACTCTGAATATGGAATAGCTGTTGTGGTACTGCTGACGTGTTTATTTACTCTCGTTGCTCATTGGTTGGCATGTATCTGGCACGGGATTGGCTACTTTGAAAGAGCAAATGAATTTGGTTGGATAAAAGAATTATCCAGGCAGCTGAATGAAGTCAACCATTCAAGCAACTCCACCACCCCTAGTATTTCTACTCGGTACATAACGGCGTTATATTTCACTCTAAGCAGTATAACCAGCGTTGGTTTTGGAAATGTGTCTCCAAATACGGATGCAGAGAAGATATTTTCGGTTTGTGTGATGATAATTGGAG CATTAATGTACGCTTCCATCTTTGGAAACATGACTGCTATTATCCACCGGCTGTACTCGAGAACATCTCGTTTTCACCGAGATCTTAAAGTAATCGAGGACTTCGTTCGCTTCTATAAAATACCAAAGTCAACCAGAGAAGAACTGGATGAGTATTTCAGACATGAGTGGGCCTACACGAAGGGAGTTGATATAGAAACG GTTCTTAAACGTTTCCCCGATTCACTTCAAGCCGATGTTTGTCTTCATTTACATAGTAATTTATTCGCAGAGTGTGCAGTTTTCAAAAGCGCTTCAGAAGGCTGTCTCCGCGCTTTGGCACTGAGGTTCAAAATTCGACATTATCTGCCGGGACATTTCATTATCAAGCAAGGAGACGAAGTAAAACGACTTTACTTTATTGCTAAGGGAAACATTGAAGTGCTTAAATATGACGAGACCATGCTAACGCTAG GTAAAGGTGATATCATTAGTTGCGACTACAGTGCAGTTCAGAACATACCGCAAGCTAACGCCAGTCTCCGAGTTCAAACTCACGGCGAGATTCATTCGGTAGCATGGAGTGAGTTAGTCGTTGTACTTAGAGCTTACCCTACATTCAGACAGGAGTTTATAACTCATCTGGAGCTTGCGTACAATCTGGGAATTGTGAAGGAG GAAGAAGAAAGTGACTTTCCCCCAAATGATCTCATCCCAGCGTCGCCGGGTAGATTATCTTACCCAAGATCAACGTTTTCCTCTCGCATTGCTGTGGACAGACTTGAACGCTCGGGATCCGCAACATTCtttgtaaatggaaaaattcctCAGGTTCCAAGTTCTTCTAAAGTAGATTTACTATCTCGACAGAATGCAGACAGCGACGGCGAAACTACCTTGCAGGCCTTTGTTCCTACCGTAAATTCGACAAATCTGACAGTAGCTTCGGTTGCTCAAGAAAGCTGTTCGCACTCCAAAGAATTTGCATTCATAGAAAAACGTTTGGACAATTTAGAAACACGTCTCATAGCGTTGGAGAAGAAATTAACAGGaaactttgaaacaattttaaGTTATTTACGCTCAGCAAAGGGTCGCTCAGCTCCTGAGCTCAGAAATACAATCATATAA
- the LOC136918332 gene encoding potassium voltage-gated channel subfamily H member 6-like isoform X2 yields the protein MARWRVVRAEVMSLSSTSNSRVETLYPCTLRHDSLFKAVWDWLILALVIFTAIEIPYSVAFLIPLQDKGNTPKLFKVTPLLVFNLWVDLMFIMDILINFRTTFVDSNSDEVISNPKQIALHYLKTWFVVDFVAAIPFEFMVLKEVERLDSATTLFGLLKTARLLRLVRVTRKLDRYSEYGIAVVVLLTCLFTLVAHWLACIWHGIGYFERANEFGWIKELSRQLNEVNHSSNSTTPSISTRYITALYFTLSSITSVGFGNVSPNTDAEKIFSVCVMIIGALMYASIFGNMTAIIHRLYSRTSRFHRDLKVIEDFVRFYKIPKSTREELDEYFRHEWAYTKGVDIETVLKRFPDSLQADVCLHLHSNLFAECAVFKSASEGCLRALALRFKIRHYLPGHFIIKQGDEVKRLYFIAKGNIEVLKYDETMLTLGKGDIISCDYSAVQNIPQANASLRVQTHGEIHSVAWSELVVVLRAYPTFRQEFITHLELAYNLGIVKEEEESDFPPNDLIPASPGRLSYPRSTFSSRIAVDRLERSGSATFFVNGKIPQVPSSSKVDLLSRQNADSDGETTLQAFVPTVNSTNLTVASVAQESCSHSKEFAFIEKRLDNLETRLIALEKKLTGNFETILSYLRSAKGRSAPELRNTII from the exons GTCATGTCCTTGAGCTCTACTTCAAACTCGAGGGTGGAGACTCTCTACCCTTGTACGTTACGGCATGATTCTCTTTTCAAAGCTGTATGGGATTGGTTGATTCTAGCCCTCGTGATCTTCACAGCAATTGAGATTCCTTACTCTGTGGCCTTTTTGATCCCTCTTCAAGATAAAGGCAACACgccaaaattgttcaaagtgaCACCACTTCTGGTCTTCAATCTTTGGGTTGATCTCATGTTTATCATGGATATATTGATCAATTTTAGAACCACTTTCGTTGATTCCAATTCTGACGAGGTCATAAGTAATCCGAAACAAATAGCGTTGCATTATTTGAAGACTTGGTTTGTTGTGGACTTCGTAGCAGCAATACCGTTCGAATTTATGGTCCTTAAAGAAGTGGAAAGACTGGACTCT GCCACCACGCTGTTTGGACTCTTAAAAACAGCGCGTCTTCTACGGTTAGTGCGTGTGACGCGAAAACTTGACCGCTACTCTGAATATGGAATAGCTGTTGTGGTACTGCTGACGTGTTTATTTACTCTCGTTGCTCATTGGTTGGCATGTATCTGGCACGGGATTGGCTACTTTGAAAGAGCAAATGAATTTGGTTGGATAAAAGAATTATCCAGGCAGCTGAATGAAGTCAACCATTCAAGCAACTCCACCACCCCTAGTATTTCTACTCGGTACATAACGGCGTTATATTTCACTCTAAGCAGTATAACCAGCGTTGGTTTTGGAAATGTGTCTCCAAATACGGATGCAGAGAAGATATTTTCGGTTTGTGTGATGATAATTGGAG CATTAATGTACGCTTCCATCTTTGGAAACATGACTGCTATTATCCACCGGCTGTACTCGAGAACATCTCGTTTTCACCGAGATCTTAAAGTAATCGAGGACTTCGTTCGCTTCTATAAAATACCAAAGTCAACCAGAGAAGAACTGGATGAGTATTTCAGACATGAGTGGGCCTACACGAAGGGAGTTGATATAGAAACG GTTCTTAAACGTTTCCCCGATTCACTTCAAGCCGATGTTTGTCTTCATTTACATAGTAATTTATTCGCAGAGTGTGCAGTTTTCAAAAGCGCTTCAGAAGGCTGTCTCCGCGCTTTGGCACTGAGGTTCAAAATTCGACATTATCTGCCGGGACATTTCATTATCAAGCAAGGAGACGAAGTAAAACGACTTTACTTTATTGCTAAGGGAAACATTGAAGTGCTTAAATATGACGAGACCATGCTAACGCTAG GTAAAGGTGATATCATTAGTTGCGACTACAGTGCAGTTCAGAACATACCGCAAGCTAACGCCAGTCTCCGAGTTCAAACTCACGGCGAGATTCATTCGGTAGCATGGAGTGAGTTAGTCGTTGTACTTAGAGCTTACCCTACATTCAGACAGGAGTTTATAACTCATCTGGAGCTTGCGTACAATCTGGGAATTGTGAAGGAG GAAGAAGAAAGTGACTTTCCCCCAAATGATCTCATCCCAGCGTCGCCGGGTAGATTATCTTACCCAAGATCAACGTTTTCCTCTCGCATTGCTGTGGACAGACTTGAACGCTCGGGATCCGCAACATTCtttgtaaatggaaaaattcctCAGGTTCCAAGTTCTTCTAAAGTAGATTTACTATCTCGACAGAATGCAGACAGCGACGGCGAAACTACCTTGCAGGCCTTTGTTCCTACCGTAAATTCGACAAATCTGACAGTAGCTTCGGTTGCTCAAGAAAGCTGTTCGCACTCCAAAGAATTTGCATTCATAGAAAAACGTTTGGACAATTTAGAAACACGTCTCATAGCGTTGGAGAAGAAATTAACAGGaaactttgaaacaattttaaGTTATTTACGCTCAGCAAAGGGTCGCTCAGCTCCTGAGCTCAGAAATACAATCATATAA
- the LOC136918332 gene encoding potassium voltage-gated channel subfamily H member 6-like isoform X3: protein MQVMSLSSTSNSRVETLYPCTLRHDSLFKAVWDWLILALVIFTAIEIPYSVAFLIPLQDKGNTPKLFKVTPLLVFNLWVDLMFIMDILINFRTTFVDSNSDEVISNPKQIALHYLKTWFVVDFVAAIPFEFMVLKEVERLDSATTLFGLLKTARLLRLVRVTRKLDRYSEYGIAVVVLLTCLFTLVAHWLACIWHGIGYFERANEFGWIKELSRQLNEVNHSSNSTTPSISTRYITALYFTLSSITSVGFGNVSPNTDAEKIFSVCVMIIGALMYASIFGNMTAIIHRLYSRTSRFHRDLKVIEDFVRFYKIPKSTREELDEYFRHEWAYTKGVDIETVLKRFPDSLQADVCLHLHSNLFAECAVFKSASEGCLRALALRFKIRHYLPGHFIIKQGDEVKRLYFIAKGNIEVLKYDETMLTLGKGDIISCDYSAVQNIPQANASLRVQTHGEIHSVAWSELVVVLRAYPTFRQEFITHLELAYNLGIVKEEEESDFPPNDLIPASPGRLSYPRSTFSSRIAVDRLERSGSATFFVNGKIPQVPSSSKVDLLSRQNADSDGETTLQAFVPTVNSTNLTVASVAQESCSHSKEFAFIEKRLDNLETRLIALEKKLTGNFETILSYLRSAKGRSAPELRNTII from the exons GTCATGTCCTTGAGCTCTACTTCAAACTCGAGGGTGGAGACTCTCTACCCTTGTACGTTACGGCATGATTCTCTTTTCAAAGCTGTATGGGATTGGTTGATTCTAGCCCTCGTGATCTTCACAGCAATTGAGATTCCTTACTCTGTGGCCTTTTTGATCCCTCTTCAAGATAAAGGCAACACgccaaaattgttcaaagtgaCACCACTTCTGGTCTTCAATCTTTGGGTTGATCTCATGTTTATCATGGATATATTGATCAATTTTAGAACCACTTTCGTTGATTCCAATTCTGACGAGGTCATAAGTAATCCGAAACAAATAGCGTTGCATTATTTGAAGACTTGGTTTGTTGTGGACTTCGTAGCAGCAATACCGTTCGAATTTATGGTCCTTAAAGAAGTGGAAAGACTGGACTCT GCCACCACGCTGTTTGGACTCTTAAAAACAGCGCGTCTTCTACGGTTAGTGCGTGTGACGCGAAAACTTGACCGCTACTCTGAATATGGAATAGCTGTTGTGGTACTGCTGACGTGTTTATTTACTCTCGTTGCTCATTGGTTGGCATGTATCTGGCACGGGATTGGCTACTTTGAAAGAGCAAATGAATTTGGTTGGATAAAAGAATTATCCAGGCAGCTGAATGAAGTCAACCATTCAAGCAACTCCACCACCCCTAGTATTTCTACTCGGTACATAACGGCGTTATATTTCACTCTAAGCAGTATAACCAGCGTTGGTTTTGGAAATGTGTCTCCAAATACGGATGCAGAGAAGATATTTTCGGTTTGTGTGATGATAATTGGAG CATTAATGTACGCTTCCATCTTTGGAAACATGACTGCTATTATCCACCGGCTGTACTCGAGAACATCTCGTTTTCACCGAGATCTTAAAGTAATCGAGGACTTCGTTCGCTTCTATAAAATACCAAAGTCAACCAGAGAAGAACTGGATGAGTATTTCAGACATGAGTGGGCCTACACGAAGGGAGTTGATATAGAAACG GTTCTTAAACGTTTCCCCGATTCACTTCAAGCCGATGTTTGTCTTCATTTACATAGTAATTTATTCGCAGAGTGTGCAGTTTTCAAAAGCGCTTCAGAAGGCTGTCTCCGCGCTTTGGCACTGAGGTTCAAAATTCGACATTATCTGCCGGGACATTTCATTATCAAGCAAGGAGACGAAGTAAAACGACTTTACTTTATTGCTAAGGGAAACATTGAAGTGCTTAAATATGACGAGACCATGCTAACGCTAG GTAAAGGTGATATCATTAGTTGCGACTACAGTGCAGTTCAGAACATACCGCAAGCTAACGCCAGTCTCCGAGTTCAAACTCACGGCGAGATTCATTCGGTAGCATGGAGTGAGTTAGTCGTTGTACTTAGAGCTTACCCTACATTCAGACAGGAGTTTATAACTCATCTGGAGCTTGCGTACAATCTGGGAATTGTGAAGGAG GAAGAAGAAAGTGACTTTCCCCCAAATGATCTCATCCCAGCGTCGCCGGGTAGATTATCTTACCCAAGATCAACGTTTTCCTCTCGCATTGCTGTGGACAGACTTGAACGCTCGGGATCCGCAACATTCtttgtaaatggaaaaattcctCAGGTTCCAAGTTCTTCTAAAGTAGATTTACTATCTCGACAGAATGCAGACAGCGACGGCGAAACTACCTTGCAGGCCTTTGTTCCTACCGTAAATTCGACAAATCTGACAGTAGCTTCGGTTGCTCAAGAAAGCTGTTCGCACTCCAAAGAATTTGCATTCATAGAAAAACGTTTGGACAATTTAGAAACACGTCTCATAGCGTTGGAGAAGAAATTAACAGGaaactttgaaacaattttaaGTTATTTACGCTCAGCAAAGGGTCGCTCAGCTCCTGAGCTCAGAAATACAATCATATAA